One region of Metallibacterium scheffleri genomic DNA includes:
- a CDS encoding type I restriction endonuclease subunit R: MTRGLSEADVEEIALHWLRGLGWQVKYGPDLACGMPEAERSDPGYRDVILEGRLRDALARLNPELPAEALADALRKLLRLDAPSLIERNHAMHRLLVDGVTVEYRGADGSIRGAQARVIDFDAAASNDFLAVNQFTVVEQRIERRADVVLFVNGLPLVVIELKNPTDAQATLDHAFRQLQTYQKQIPALFTSNAVLVIATGLQARLGALGAGREWFKPWRTISGEADAPATQTELEVLLAGVCSRQRLLQLLRHFIVFERGDGLPVKKLAGYHQFHAVNVALSETLRAAQFNQQADAAGRFSAGHQPGGERGDRRIGVVWHTQGSGKSLTMAFYAGRVILHPALQNPTVVLLTDRNDLDQQLFGTFARCQDLLRQPPVQAESRAQLRKLLDVDAGGVVFTTLQKFLPDAKGEAHPVLSERRNIVVIADEAHRSQYDFIDGFARHLRDALPKASFIGFTGTPIERADASTRAVFGDTISIYDIERAVADGATVPIYYESRLAKLALKDSERPQLDAGFDEVTEGEEIERREQLKSRWAQLEAVVGADSRVQSIARDLVAHFEQRREIFPEGKAMLVCMSRRIAVEMYQAITALRPGWASDDDAQGEIKVVMTGAASDPLDWQPHIRNKPRREDLAERFRDPADPFKLVIVRDMWLTGFDCPSLTTLYIDKPMRGHGLMQAIARVNRVFKDKPGGLVVDYLGLADELKQALATYTEAGGTGRTAIDQSEAVALVREKVEICRGLFHGFDYRRWLDPRASGQERLALLPFALEHILALKDGKPRLLRAVADLTKAFALAVPHPDALALRDEVGFFQAVRTALANREPDEDRRSEADLDHAIRQIVSQAVATDAIVDIFAAAGLKKPDISILSDDFLAEVRDMPQRNLAVELLQKLIKGEIRSRARRNVVQGRSFTEMLEQTLRRYHNRAIETARVIEELIQIAKDVRAAGQRGEQLGLTEDEVAFYDALETNDSAVKVLGDDNLRLIARELVRIVRANVTIDWTRRETVRANLRVLVKRILRRYGYPPDMQEKATQTVLEQAEQLSGLWAAATP; the protein is encoded by the coding sequence ATGACCCGGGGCCTCAGCGAAGCCGACGTCGAGGAGATCGCGCTGCACTGGCTGCGCGGCCTGGGCTGGCAGGTGAAGTACGGCCCCGATCTTGCCTGTGGCATGCCCGAGGCGGAGCGCAGCGATCCCGGCTACCGCGACGTGATCCTGGAAGGCCGCCTGCGTGATGCGCTGGCGCGGCTCAATCCCGAACTCCCCGCCGAGGCGCTGGCGGACGCGCTGCGCAAGTTGCTGCGCCTCGATGCGCCCTCGCTGATCGAGCGCAACCACGCCATGCACCGGCTGCTGGTGGACGGCGTCACCGTGGAGTACCGCGGCGCGGACGGCAGCATCCGCGGCGCACAGGCGCGGGTGATCGATTTCGACGCTGCCGCCAGCAACGACTTCCTCGCGGTCAACCAGTTCACCGTGGTCGAGCAGCGCATCGAGCGCCGCGCCGACGTGGTGCTGTTCGTCAACGGCCTGCCGCTGGTGGTCATCGAGCTGAAGAACCCCACCGATGCGCAGGCCACGCTGGATCACGCCTTCCGCCAGTTGCAGACCTACCAGAAGCAGATCCCCGCGCTGTTCACCAGCAATGCCGTGCTGGTGATCGCCACCGGCTTGCAGGCCCGGCTGGGTGCGCTGGGCGCGGGGCGCGAGTGGTTCAAACCCTGGCGCACCATCAGCGGCGAGGCGGATGCGCCGGCGACGCAGACCGAACTCGAGGTGCTGCTGGCCGGCGTGTGCAGTCGACAGCGCCTGCTGCAACTGCTGCGCCACTTCATCGTGTTCGAGCGCGGCGACGGCTTGCCGGTCAAGAAGCTCGCTGGCTATCACCAGTTCCATGCCGTCAACGTGGCGCTGTCGGAAACCCTGCGCGCCGCGCAATTCAACCAGCAGGCCGATGCCGCGGGGCGCTTCAGCGCGGGCCATCAACCGGGCGGCGAGCGCGGCGACCGCCGCATCGGCGTGGTCTGGCACACGCAAGGCTCCGGCAAGAGCCTGACCATGGCGTTTTACGCCGGCCGCGTGATCCTGCATCCGGCGCTGCAAAACCCCACCGTGGTGCTGCTGACCGATCGCAACGATCTCGACCAGCAACTGTTCGGCACCTTCGCCCGCTGCCAGGATCTGCTGCGCCAGCCGCCGGTGCAGGCCGAAAGCCGCGCGCAGTTGCGCAAGCTGCTGGATGTGGACGCCGGCGGCGTGGTGTTCACCACGCTGCAGAAGTTCCTGCCCGACGCCAAGGGCGAGGCGCACCCGGTGCTGAGCGAGCGCCGCAACATCGTGGTGATCGCCGACGAGGCGCACCGCAGCCAGTACGACTTCATCGACGGCTTTGCCCGCCACCTGCGCGATGCGCTGCCCAAGGCCTCGTTCATCGGTTTCACCGGCACGCCCATCGAGCGGGCGGACGCCAGCACGCGCGCGGTGTTCGGCGACACCATCAGCATCTACGACATCGAGCGCGCGGTGGCCGACGGCGCCACCGTGCCGATCTACTACGAGAGCCGCCTGGCCAAGCTGGCGCTGAAAGACAGCGAGCGCCCGCAGCTCGACGCCGGTTTCGACGAGGTGACCGAAGGCGAGGAAATCGAGCGCCGCGAGCAACTGAAGTCGCGCTGGGCCCAGCTCGAGGCCGTGGTCGGCGCCGACAGCCGGGTGCAATCGATCGCCCGCGATCTGGTCGCACACTTCGAGCAGCGCCGCGAAATCTTTCCGGAAGGCAAGGCGATGCTGGTGTGCATGAGCCGGCGCATCGCGGTGGAGATGTACCAGGCCATCACCGCGCTGCGTCCCGGCTGGGCCAGCGACGATGACGCGCAGGGCGAGATCAAGGTGGTGATGACCGGCGCGGCCTCCGATCCGCTGGACTGGCAGCCGCACATCCGCAACAAGCCGCGCCGCGAGGACCTGGCCGAGCGCTTCCGCGATCCCGCGGACCCGTTCAAGCTGGTGATCGTGCGCGACATGTGGCTGACCGGCTTCGACTGCCCCAGCCTGACCACGCTGTACATCGACAAGCCGATGCGCGGCCACGGCCTGATGCAGGCCATCGCGCGGGTCAACCGGGTGTTCAAGGACAAGCCCGGCGGCCTGGTGGTCGATTACCTCGGCCTGGCCGACGAGCTGAAGCAGGCGCTGGCCACCTACACCGAAGCCGGCGGCACCGGCCGCACCGCCATCGACCAGAGCGAGGCCGTCGCGCTGGTGCGCGAGAAGGTCGAGATCTGCCGCGGGCTGTTCCATGGCTTCGACTACCGGCGCTGGCTCGATCCCAGGGCCAGCGGGCAGGAACGATTGGCGCTGCTGCCGTTCGCGCTGGAGCACATTCTGGCGCTCAAGGACGGCAAGCCGCGGTTGCTGCGCGCGGTCGCTGATCTGACCAAGGCCTTCGCGCTGGCGGTGCCGCATCCCGACGCCTTGGCGCTGCGCGACGAGGTGGGGTTCTTTCAGGCCGTGCGCACGGCGCTGGCCAACCGCGAACCCGACGAAGACCGCCGCAGCGAGGCCGATCTCGATCACGCCATCCGCCAGATCGTCTCCCAGGCCGTGGCCACGGACGCGATCGTCGACATCTTCGCGGCGGCGGGGCTGAAGAAGCCGGATATCTCCATCCTCTCCGACGACTTCCTCGCCGAGGTGCGCGACATGCCGCAGCGCAACCTGGCCGTGGAGCTGCTGCAGAAGCTGATCAAGGGCGAGATCCGCAGCCGCGCCAGGCGCAACGTGGTGCAGGGACGGTCGTTCACCGAGATGCTGGAACAGACCCTGCGCCGCTATCACAACCGCGCCATCGAGACGGCCAGGGTGATCGAGGAGCTGATTCAAATCGCCAAGGACGTGCGCGCCGCCGGCCAGCGCGGCGAGCAGCTGGGGCTGACCGAGGACGAGGTCGCCTTCTACGACGCGCTGGAAACCAACGACAGCGCGGTCAAGGTGCTCGGCGACGACAACCTGCGCCTGATCGCCCGCGAGCTGGTCAGGATCGTGCGCGCCAACGTCACCATCGACTGGACCCGGCGCGAGACCGTGCGCGCCAACCTGCGCGTGCTGGTCAAACGCATCCTGCGCCGGTACGGCTACCCGCCCGACATGCAGGAGAAGGCCACGCAAACCGTGCTGGAGCAGGCGGAGCAGTTGTCAGGCCTGTGGGCGGCGGCAACGCCGTAG
- a CDS encoding restriction endonuclease subunit S: MAGEWRASTWGDEISLEYGKALRGHDVAEGRYRVFGSNGPIGWSSKPLAPGPGVILGRKGAYRGVQYSREPFFVIDTAYYVVPKSELDMRWLYYAIEHYKLGEVDDGSPIPSTTRAAVYMLDLDVPPLPEQRAIAHILGTLDDKIELNRRMSETLEAMARALFKAWFVDFEPVRAKIEGRWQRGQSLPGLPVHFYDLFPDRFVDSDLGEIPEGWGVGCLGDVADHQRRGIQPNDIENGTPYIALEHMPKGRIALTEWGTADVLESNKFVFKQGEILFGKLRPYFHKVGVAPVDGVCSTDIVVLTATSSDWFGFVLGHVSSSEFVEYTNAGSTGTKMPRTSWNDMARYELVLPPKPVAKAFAELMQPSIDRITAGIHQSRTLATLRDTLLPKLISGELHVARDQHD, from the coding sequence ATGGCGGGTGAGTGGCGAGCTTCGACGTGGGGCGACGAGATTTCCTTGGAGTACGGGAAGGCGCTTCGCGGCCATGACGTAGCCGAAGGACGATATCGGGTGTTTGGATCGAATGGCCCGATCGGCTGGTCGTCTAAACCACTGGCGCCGGGCCCAGGTGTGATCCTCGGGCGCAAGGGGGCATATCGCGGAGTGCAGTACTCACGCGAGCCGTTCTTCGTCATCGATACCGCCTACTACGTCGTGCCGAAATCAGAACTCGACATGCGGTGGCTCTACTATGCGATCGAGCATTACAAGCTCGGTGAAGTCGACGATGGCTCCCCGATTCCGTCTACCACTCGGGCTGCCGTCTACATGCTCGACCTCGATGTGCCGCCGCTCCCCGAACAACGCGCCATCGCCCACATCCTCGGCACGCTGGATGACAAGATTGAACTCAACCGGCGCATGAGCGAGACGCTCGAGGCCATGGCGCGCGCGCTGTTCAAGGCGTGGTTCGTGGACTTCGAGCCCGTGCGCGCCAAGATCGAAGGACGCTGGCAGCGCGGTCAGTCGCTGCCCGGACTGCCCGTCCACTTCTACGACCTCTTCCCCGACCGCTTCGTTGACTCCGATCTTGGCGAGATTCCAGAGGGGTGGGGAGTTGGCTGCCTCGGGGATGTCGCCGATCACCAGCGGCGGGGCATTCAGCCGAACGACATCGAGAATGGCACCCCTTACATCGCACTGGAGCACATGCCCAAGGGCCGCATAGCGCTGACCGAGTGGGGCACAGCGGATGTGCTGGAAAGCAACAAGTTCGTGTTCAAGCAGGGAGAAATTCTCTTCGGCAAGCTCCGGCCGTATTTCCACAAAGTCGGAGTCGCTCCCGTCGACGGCGTGTGCTCCACAGACATTGTGGTTCTCACTGCGACAAGCAGCGATTGGTTTGGGTTCGTCCTCGGTCACGTGTCGAGCAGCGAGTTTGTCGAATACACCAACGCTGGCTCGACTGGAACGAAGATGCCTCGGACAAGCTGGAATGACATGGCACGCTATGAGCTCGTGCTGCCGCCAAAGCCAGTCGCCAAAGCATTCGCCGAGCTGATGCAACCATCCATCGATCGGATCACTGCGGGCATTCATCAATCCCGCACCCTCGCCACCCTTCGCGACACCTTGCTGCCCAAGCTGATTTCCGGCGAGCTGCACGTAGCGCGTGATCAGCACGATTAA
- a CDS encoding HsdM family class I SAM-dependent methyltransferase — MDAAEYKHVVLGLIFLKYISDAFEERHAQLETERAQGADPEDPDEYRRDAIFWVPPEARWPHLKAQAKQPGIGQLVDDAMAGIERDNPALKGVLPKDYARPALDKARLGQLIDLISNIKVGDEASRAKDVLGRVYEYFLSQFAGAEGKKGGEFYTPRCVVKLLVEMIEPYHGRVYDPCCGSSGMFVQSVEFIRAHSNGNGNGGRARADISIYGQESNYTTWRLAQMNLAIRGIDGQIAQGDTFHSDRFPDLKADFILANPPFNISDWGGERLRDDPRWRYGTPPPGNANFGWVQHMVHHLAPAGVAGFVLANGSMSSNQSGEGEIRKALVEADLVDCMIALPGQLSYSTQIPACLWFLRRDKSRLPSPAGRGAGSEGSASRAATDRRGQVLFIDARKLGRMADRTHRELTDADIARIAGTYHLWRGETHVNPEDVDGRSAYEDIPGYCKSAELEDIRKHGHVLTPGRYVGAVAQEDDGEPFADKMQRLTAQLREQQAEAAMLDAVIAANLRELGYGG, encoded by the coding sequence ATGGACGCCGCCGAGTACAAGCACGTCGTCCTTGGCCTGATCTTCCTCAAGTACATCTCCGACGCCTTCGAGGAACGCCACGCCCAACTCGAGACCGAGCGCGCGCAGGGCGCTGATCCCGAGGATCCGGACGAGTACCGCCGCGACGCCATCTTCTGGGTGCCTCCGGAAGCGCGCTGGCCACACCTCAAGGCGCAGGCCAAGCAGCCCGGTATCGGCCAACTCGTGGACGACGCCATGGCCGGCATCGAACGCGACAACCCCGCGCTCAAGGGCGTGTTGCCCAAGGACTACGCGCGGCCCGCGCTGGACAAGGCGCGCCTGGGTCAATTGATTGACCTGATCAGCAACATCAAGGTCGGGGATGAGGCCAGCCGCGCCAAGGATGTGCTGGGCCGCGTGTACGAGTATTTCCTGTCGCAGTTCGCCGGCGCCGAGGGCAAGAAGGGCGGCGAGTTCTACACCCCGCGCTGCGTGGTCAAGCTGCTGGTCGAGATGATCGAGCCCTACCACGGCCGCGTCTACGACCCGTGTTGCGGATCGTCCGGCATGTTCGTGCAGTCGGTCGAGTTCATCCGCGCGCACTCGAATGGCAACGGCAATGGCGGCAGAGCCCGCGCCGACATCAGCATCTACGGTCAGGAGAGCAACTACACCACCTGGCGGCTGGCGCAGATGAACCTCGCCATCCGCGGCATCGACGGTCAGATCGCACAGGGCGACACCTTCCACAGCGATCGCTTCCCCGACCTCAAGGCCGACTTCATCCTCGCCAATCCGCCCTTCAACATCTCCGACTGGGGTGGCGAGCGCCTGCGCGACGATCCGCGCTGGCGCTACGGCACGCCACCTCCGGGCAACGCCAACTTCGGCTGGGTGCAGCACATGGTCCACCACCTGGCCCCCGCGGGCGTGGCGGGCTTCGTGCTGGCCAACGGCAGCATGAGCAGCAACCAGTCCGGCGAGGGCGAGATCCGCAAGGCCCTGGTCGAGGCCGATCTGGTCGACTGCATGATCGCCCTGCCGGGGCAGCTGTCCTATTCCACGCAGATTCCCGCTTGCCTGTGGTTCCTGCGCCGCGACAAATCAAGACTCCCCTCTCCCGCCGGGAGAGGGGCTGGGAGTGAGGGTTCGGCCTCGCGCGCGGCTACCGACCGCCGCGGGCAGGTGCTGTTCATCGACGCACGCAAGCTGGGGCGCATGGCCGATCGCACCCACCGCGAACTCACCGACGCCGATATCGCGCGTATCGCCGGCACCTACCATCTGTGGAGGGGCGAGACCCACGTCAATCCAGAAGACGTCGATGGGCGCAGCGCTTACGAAGACATCCCCGGTTACTGCAAGTCCGCCGAGCTGGAAGACATCCGCAAGCACGGCCACGTGCTCACGCCAGGCCGCTACGTCGGCGCCGTGGCGCAGGAAGACGATGGCGAGCCTTTCGCCGACAAGATGCAGCGGCTCACTGCACAACTGCGCGAGCAACAGGCCGAGGCGGCGATGCTGGATGCGGTCATCGCGGCCAACCTAAGGGAGCTTGGGTATGGCGGGTGA
- a CDS encoding helix-turn-helix domain-containing protein, translating to MPRRTDVRLVFQRRLKEARIRCHLSQKELGVQAGLDAFVASARINRYELGVHEPDMGTIARLASALSVPVAYLFADDDRLARMILAFEQLPAIEKDRLLRSMEPGE from the coding sequence GTGCCGCGACGGACCGACGTCCGACTGGTCTTCCAGCGTCGCCTCAAGGAGGCGCGGATTCGGTGCCATCTCTCCCAGAAGGAACTTGGCGTACAGGCAGGCTTGGACGCGTTTGTGGCCAGCGCTCGCATCAATCGCTATGAACTGGGGGTGCACGAACCCGACATGGGCACGATCGCCCGCTTGGCGAGCGCCTTGTCAGTACCCGTCGCCTACTTGTTCGCTGACGATGACCGGCTGGCCAGAATGATCCTGGCGTTCGAACAGCTTCCCGCAATCGAGAAAGACCGCTTGCTGCGGTCCATGGAGCCCGGCGAGTGA
- a CDS encoding site-specific integrase, with product MRLLFPDTRLMFENDFQSVAYVPFFLDDSGQYLDGPSQYLRERALLEWLPEDALPVLASSSLGGSLSYPTIASLRTMGEKLKNFLEWCASKKIDWRSAEYTAHVISGYQAQMTTGEWSQTGRPLDGKTINQRASEATLFLAWTSQAGVRNPSAPPFAVPRRRKKASKKEGGSGRGKVAEIDSRAGSVSMDPPLFWLPTQQEVGCWLRNVYSVKGKVKGLCCELILETGIRNRECVEWRADLLPIDRKDWIVRGDKVHVLIRAGTKGKRAQPSDIDGPARWVKLPISFAERLHSYRLEERPSQHARWVRAAKTPDEKSRRRRMGLPPQLFLGEGSNRPFGTRMLHRAWTETPGCPKGWRPHLGRHFCAGQKLIDITLEKIKAAGVDLGKLNADWLTGSANNDITLVIRPMLGHISDETTNGYLGWLRSWFEAQTGQGPLRWHDYLEKGCSGDA from the coding sequence ATGAGGCTGCTCTTTCCCGACACCAGGTTGATGTTCGAAAACGACTTTCAGTCGGTCGCGTACGTGCCGTTCTTTCTGGACGACTCGGGACAGTACCTGGACGGCCCAAGCCAATACCTGCGCGAGCGTGCGCTGCTGGAGTGGCTACCCGAAGACGCCCTTCCTGTTCTTGCAAGTTCCAGCTTGGGCGGCTCTCTCAGCTATCCGACGATTGCGTCGCTGCGCACGATGGGAGAAAAACTCAAAAACTTCCTTGAATGGTGTGCGAGCAAAAAAATTGACTGGCGGTCAGCGGAATACACGGCGCACGTCATCAGCGGGTACCAAGCGCAAATGACCACGGGAGAATGGAGCCAAACCGGGCGCCCCTTGGATGGAAAGACCATAAACCAGCGCGCGAGCGAAGCCACCCTTTTCCTCGCCTGGACCTCGCAAGCAGGAGTTCGCAATCCGAGCGCGCCACCATTTGCGGTGCCGCGACGTCGCAAGAAGGCAAGCAAAAAGGAAGGAGGATCTGGGCGCGGAAAGGTGGCCGAGATCGACTCGCGCGCAGGAAGCGTATCTATGGACCCGCCCTTGTTCTGGCTGCCGACCCAACAGGAAGTCGGCTGTTGGCTTCGGAATGTTTATTCAGTGAAAGGGAAGGTCAAAGGCCTCTGTTGTGAGCTGATCCTCGAGACGGGAATTCGCAACAGGGAGTGCGTTGAATGGCGCGCGGACCTGCTTCCGATCGATCGAAAAGACTGGATCGTTCGCGGAGACAAGGTACACGTCCTCATTCGCGCTGGCACGAAGGGAAAGCGCGCGCAGCCAAGCGATATAGACGGACCTGCCCGCTGGGTGAAACTCCCAATTTCGTTTGCGGAGAGGCTCCACAGCTATCGATTGGAGGAGCGCCCATCGCAACACGCACGATGGGTTCGCGCGGCAAAAACGCCCGATGAAAAGTCGCGAAGAAGGCGGATGGGACTTCCGCCTCAACTGTTCCTTGGCGAGGGCTCAAACAGGCCCTTTGGTACGCGGATGCTGCACCGAGCGTGGACCGAGACCCCGGGCTGCCCGAAAGGCTGGAGACCCCATCTTGGGCGCCACTTCTGCGCTGGGCAGAAGTTGATTGACATCACTCTGGAGAAGATCAAGGCAGCGGGTGTCGACCTCGGCAAGCTCAACGCGGACTGGCTTACCGGTTCTGCGAACAACGACATTACGCTCGTCATTCGCCCGATGTTGGGACACATATCTGATGAAACGACGAATGGCTATCTGGGTTGGCTGCGTTCGTGGTTTGAAGCGCAAACGGGCCAGGGGCCATTGAGGTGGCATGATTACCTTGAGAAAGGCTGCTCAGGTGATGCATAA
- a CDS encoding DHH family phosphoesterase — protein MKRQWRQRSTERATAEAAREAGLSSLQARLFAGRVSEPNPDRIKTLLRPSLRDLPAIGQLPDIDVAAARIARAVTTGEIIAIATDFDADGASSSAVLWSVLTGALAVPVERLHIVIAHRLADGYGVSDNVVDRILALEPRPSLVITADQASADGPRITRLKQAGSDVVVTDHHLIPDEGCPKDAVACVNPARIDSAYPDRTIAGCMVAWCVMAMTAKVLRESGAAVGGSMLDALQYAGLGTLADCVDLGRSRVNRFAVQCAIRHMRASSLPVWKAMAKYTRGRFDSQALAYQICPRVNAASRVRHADQAVAALCSTDEATAQSWVDALDAANTERRAIQAALLERALEMAEEAVADGARALCITFYADGHAGVHGIDLGTVPNHAF, from the coding sequence ATGAAAAGGCAATGGCGACAGCGGAGCACGGAGCGCGCAACGGCGGAAGCGGCGCGGGAAGCGGGTTTGTCCAGCCTGCAGGCGCGTCTTTTCGCGGGCCGCGTTAGCGAGCCGAATCCTGATCGGATCAAGACGCTGCTCAGGCCGTCATTACGGGATCTGCCGGCCATCGGGCAGCTTCCCGACATTGATGTTGCGGCGGCGCGCATTGCACGTGCCGTTACGACCGGAGAGATCATCGCCATTGCGACGGATTTCGATGCCGACGGGGCGTCGTCTTCGGCGGTCCTGTGGTCCGTGCTGACCGGGGCCTTGGCGGTCCCGGTGGAGCGCCTTCATATCGTGATCGCGCACCGCCTTGCGGACGGCTACGGGGTGTCAGACAACGTGGTGGACCGGATTCTGGCGCTCGAACCGCGACCGTCACTGGTGATTACGGCGGACCAGGCATCGGCCGACGGCCCCCGCATCACGCGCCTGAAGCAGGCCGGGAGCGATGTCGTGGTCACCGATCACCACCTGATCCCGGACGAAGGGTGTCCGAAAGACGCGGTGGCCTGCGTGAATCCGGCGCGGATCGACAGTGCGTACCCCGACCGCACCATCGCGGGCTGCATGGTGGCCTGGTGCGTCATGGCGATGACCGCGAAGGTCCTGCGGGAGAGCGGCGCGGCGGTGGGCGGTTCCATGCTGGACGCGCTTCAATATGCGGGCCTCGGAACGCTGGCCGATTGCGTGGACCTCGGGCGCAGCCGGGTCAACCGCTTCGCGGTGCAGTGCGCGATCCGGCACATGCGCGCCAGTTCGCTGCCGGTGTGGAAGGCGATGGCGAAGTACACGCGGGGCCGGTTCGACTCGCAGGCGCTGGCCTACCAGATTTGCCCGCGGGTCAACGCGGCCTCGCGGGTGCGCCATGCGGACCAGGCGGTTGCCGCGCTGTGCAGCACCGATGAAGCCACGGCGCAGTCCTGGGTGGACGCATTGGATGCAGCGAACACCGAGCGTCGCGCGATCCAGGCTGCGCTGCTCGAACGCGCGTTGGAGATGGCCGAGGAAGCCGTTGCGGACGGGGCGAGGGCCTTGTGCATCACCTTCTACGCCGATGGTCATGCCGGCGTGCACGGGATCGATTTAGGAACAGTGCCAAATCATGCTTTTTAA